In Zingiber officinale cultivar Zhangliang chromosome 6A, Zo_v1.1, whole genome shotgun sequence, a single genomic region encodes these proteins:
- the LOC121997436 gene encoding transcription termination factor MTEF18, mitochondrial-like isoform X2, with protein sequence MRYASPSPRLISRLLCTLPQKLTNLQFQVRERVLKEARCWLTEYLHSARAIPFSHADSIVSNAPFSLSAFVARIPFPPSVVGVDLKRIFRRFLTYHPLNEYDFFFESIGLPPSSSSSTAVSAYPSDFLSDDGLLLATASALVHYGFPWTKLGLLYREEPRIFSSGSDKLIPRLLTFEARGFHRACIIGICLAFPSALSADADPGGEIDHLFQYLNKVFLDFDLSQSVPENNVDIFLQVCRNIRVFYDLDSRKGTMGELMCKNLRKIFLELDAALIAQKLKFFINLGMEASEAGHFILKHADIFNTDLENPSILMPEYLKSIGLKKDNVATLSGSFPYVMGKNKLGNLPATLKAMNLHNWFLGKILNGNLHYLSPEFILTSSHDTSSEKRFRHGLERLKSARMNKFLDKKVEFLLSIGFGENELTLRSVSALQGPNDQLQGRFDCILGLGIEYSMVCRMFYYFSKLGSAFIYLGFSPVEQLNMACKCFFFQLFLTYLIGCMLFVIKQSSSNN encoded by the exons ATGCGCTACGCCTCGCCTTCCCCGCGGCTGATCTCCCGCCTCCTCTGCACGCTGCCGCAGAAGCTCACTAACTTGCAATTCCAAGTCCGCGAACGTGTCCTCAAGGAGGCGCGGTGCTGGCTCACGGAGTACCTCCATTCCGCTCGCGCCATCCCCTTCTCCCACGCCGACTCCATCGTCTCCAACGCTCCCTTCTCCCTCTCCGCCTTTGTCGCCCGGATCCCCTTCCCTCCAAGCGTCGTTGGCGTGGACTTGAAGCGCATCTTCCGCCGCTTCCTCACATACCACCCCCTCAACGAGTACGACTTTTTTTTCGAGAGCATCGGCctccctccctcctcctcctcctccactgcCGTTTCCGCCTACCCCAGTGACTTCCTTTCCGACGACGGTTTGCTCCTTGCTACAGCCTCGGCGCTGGTTCACTACGGCTTCCCTTGGACGAAGCTCGGCCTCCTCTACCGTGAGGAGCCCCGCATCTTTTCATCAGGCTCCGACAAACTTATTCCCAGGCTTCTCACCTTCGAGGCCCGTGGCTTTCACCGCGCATGCATCATCGGCATTTGCCTTGCTTTCCCCTCCGCGCTGAGTGCAGATGCTGACCCTGGTGGCGAAATCGATCACTTGTTTCAGTATCTGAATAAGGTCTTCCTCGACTTCGATCTTTCACAATCCGTCCCGGAAAACAATGTGGACATCTTCCTCCAGGTGTGTAGGAATATTCGTGTGTTCTATGATTTGGATTCTAGAAAGGGAACGATGGGCGAGCTGATGTGCAAGAACCTTCGGAAGATATTTCTTGAGCTGGATGCTGCGTTAATAGCTCAAAAATTGAAGTTTTTCATCAATTTAGGGATGGAGGCTTCTGAAGCTGGGCATTTCATTCTTAAACATGCTGATATTTTCAATACCGATTTGGAAAACCCTAGCATTTTGATGCCAGAGTATCTCAAATCCATTGGTTTGAAAAAGGATAATGTCGCTACGCTGTCTGGGAGCTTTCCTTATGTGATGGGCAAGAATAAATTAGGGAATTTGCCGGCTACCTTGAAAGCCATGAATCTGCACAATTGGTTCCTAGGCAAGATCTTGAATGGGAATCTCCATTATCTCTCGCCTGAATTTATTCTAACTAGCTCTCATGACACATCATCAGAGAAACGGTTTCGTCATGGTTTGGAAAGGCTAAAATCAGCAAGGATGAATAAGTTTTTGGACAAGAAAGTGGAATTCTTGCTGAGTATCGGATTTGGGGAGAATGAGCTGACACTCAGATCCGTATCAGCACTCCAAGGCCCAAACGACCAACTGCAGGGGCGCTTCGATTGCATTCTGGGGCTGGGTATTGAGTACTCCATGGTTTGCAGGATG TTCTACTACTTCAGTAAGCTGGGATCTGCTTTCATCTACCTTGGCTTTAGTCCGGTGGAGCAACTGAACATGGCATGCAAGTGTTTTTTTTTCCAATTGTTTTTAACTTATCTTATTGGCTGTATGTTATTTGTAATTAAACAATCATCATCGAACAACTAG
- the LOC121997436 gene encoding transcription termination factor MTEF18, mitochondrial-like isoform X1 encodes MRYASPSPRLISRLLCTLPQKLTNLQFQVRERVLKEARCWLTEYLHSARAIPFSHADSIVSNAPFSLSAFVARIPFPPSVVGVDLKRIFRRFLTYHPLNEYDFFFESIGLPPSSSSSTAVSAYPSDFLSDDGLLLATASALVHYGFPWTKLGLLYREEPRIFSSGSDKLIPRLLTFEARGFHRACIIGICLAFPSALSADADPGGEIDHLFQYLNKVFLDFDLSQSVPENNVDIFLQVCRNIRVFYDLDSRKGTMGELMCKNLRKIFLELDAALIAQKLKFFINLGMEASEAGHFILKHADIFNTDLENPSILMPEYLKSIGLKKDNVATLSGSFPYVMGKNKLGNLPATLKAMNLHNWFLGKILNGNLHYLSPEFILTSSHDTSSEKRFRHGLERLKSARMNKFLDKKVEFLLSIGFGENELTLRSVSALQGPNDQLQGRFDCILGLGIEYSMVCRMVNTKPIILKQCKNTFREKVDFLCNDMGFSLEYLYHFPAFLCFNLENRIRPRYKMLNWLKEHGLLNKSFSPSTILTYSESKFVTTLYRLHPAAPKQWLERHSYRVDRDGNQISLFSSRPVPKDQA; translated from the coding sequence ATGCGCTACGCCTCGCCTTCCCCGCGGCTGATCTCCCGCCTCCTCTGCACGCTGCCGCAGAAGCTCACTAACTTGCAATTCCAAGTCCGCGAACGTGTCCTCAAGGAGGCGCGGTGCTGGCTCACGGAGTACCTCCATTCCGCTCGCGCCATCCCCTTCTCCCACGCCGACTCCATCGTCTCCAACGCTCCCTTCTCCCTCTCCGCCTTTGTCGCCCGGATCCCCTTCCCTCCAAGCGTCGTTGGCGTGGACTTGAAGCGCATCTTCCGCCGCTTCCTCACATACCACCCCCTCAACGAGTACGACTTTTTTTTCGAGAGCATCGGCctccctccctcctcctcctcctccactgcCGTTTCCGCCTACCCCAGTGACTTCCTTTCCGACGACGGTTTGCTCCTTGCTACAGCCTCGGCGCTGGTTCACTACGGCTTCCCTTGGACGAAGCTCGGCCTCCTCTACCGTGAGGAGCCCCGCATCTTTTCATCAGGCTCCGACAAACTTATTCCCAGGCTTCTCACCTTCGAGGCCCGTGGCTTTCACCGCGCATGCATCATCGGCATTTGCCTTGCTTTCCCCTCCGCGCTGAGTGCAGATGCTGACCCTGGTGGCGAAATCGATCACTTGTTTCAGTATCTGAATAAGGTCTTCCTCGACTTCGATCTTTCACAATCCGTCCCGGAAAACAATGTGGACATCTTCCTCCAGGTGTGTAGGAATATTCGTGTGTTCTATGATTTGGATTCTAGAAAGGGAACGATGGGCGAGCTGATGTGCAAGAACCTTCGGAAGATATTTCTTGAGCTGGATGCTGCGTTAATAGCTCAAAAATTGAAGTTTTTCATCAATTTAGGGATGGAGGCTTCTGAAGCTGGGCATTTCATTCTTAAACATGCTGATATTTTCAATACCGATTTGGAAAACCCTAGCATTTTGATGCCAGAGTATCTCAAATCCATTGGTTTGAAAAAGGATAATGTCGCTACGCTGTCTGGGAGCTTTCCTTATGTGATGGGCAAGAATAAATTAGGGAATTTGCCGGCTACCTTGAAAGCCATGAATCTGCACAATTGGTTCCTAGGCAAGATCTTGAATGGGAATCTCCATTATCTCTCGCCTGAATTTATTCTAACTAGCTCTCATGACACATCATCAGAGAAACGGTTTCGTCATGGTTTGGAAAGGCTAAAATCAGCAAGGATGAATAAGTTTTTGGACAAGAAAGTGGAATTCTTGCTGAGTATCGGATTTGGGGAGAATGAGCTGACACTCAGATCCGTATCAGCACTCCAAGGCCCAAACGACCAACTGCAGGGGCGCTTCGATTGCATTCTGGGGCTGGGTATTGAGTACTCCATGGTTTGCAGGATGGTAAATACAAAACCCATTATATTGAAGCAGTGCAAAAACACCTTCCGTGAGAAGGTGGATTTCCTTTGCAATGACATGGGCTTCTCGTTGGAGTACCTTTATCATTTCCCTGCTTTTCTTTGTTTTAATCTCGAGAACAGAATCAGGCCTCGATACAAAATGCTAAACTGGCTTAAAGAACATGGCTTGCTGAATAAGTCCTTTTCTCCGTCCACCATCTTAACATATTCTGAGAGCAAATTCGTGACTACCCTCTATCGTCTCCATCCAGCTGCTCCTAAACAGTGGTTGGAGCGTCACTCATACAGAGTTGACAGAGATGGAAATCAAATAAGCTTATTTTCTTCCCGACCTGTTCCTAAAGATCAGGCTTGA